The sequence GCACCTGGCCGCCATCGTTGCAGGCTTGAACCCGCAGGGCTTGAGCATCGGCGAAACCATCGGGCTCTACGCCGCGGCGCAAGGCTATGACGAAGCTGCGCTTGTCGACGCCGCCCTTCCCGCCATCGTCGACCTCATTCGTCACGGCTTGCTCATCCCCACAGAACTGCTGGCTTTTAGCAACACCGATTAGGCCCCGGTCTGAGTGAACACCAAGGTAGAAAGGAACCTTAAAGTATGCGCGCTGTACTGACCCGCGTGTCCGAAGCCTCCGTCACCGTCGACGGTGACATCGTAGGCGCCATTAACTGTGCAGATACCGGAGGAATTCTGGCTCTTGTTGGTGTATCCCGTGAGGACGTGGAAGCCGATTCGAGCACTGACGCCACTGGCCCGTCCTTGGCCGAGCGTATGGACACCATGGCCCGCAAAATTGCGGAACTGCGCATCCTCGACGGTGAAACTAGCGTCATCGACGCGGAGGCTCCGGTACTTCTGGTGAGCCAATTCACGCTGTA is a genomic window of Corynebacterium singulare containing:
- the dtd gene encoding D-aminoacyl-tRNA deacylase, whose amino-acid sequence is MRAVLTRVSEASVTVDGDIVGAINCADTGGILALVGVSREDVEADSSTDATGPSLAERMDTMARKIAELRILDGETSVIDAEAPVLLVSQFTLYGRTAKGRRPSWSDAAPGDAAEPVIQGVAQRLRDRGIHVEEGRFGALMRVSSVNEGPFTVLVEV